The Chryseobacterium oranimense genome contains the following window.
ATTCTGCTTTCAAGGTAAGCGAATTCAGTTGCTTCGTCCAGTCCTACGGCTAAAGCAGCCATATCTCTTCCTGCCATTCCTCCGTAAGTAATAAAACCTTCGTAGATAATTGTAAAATTGGAAGCCTTTCTGAAAATCTCCTCATTGTTTAAGGCGATAAACCCTCCAATATTTACAAGCCCGTCTTTTTTAGAGCTCATCGTCATTCCGTCCCCGTAAGAAAAGATCTCTTTACAGATTTCTTTAATGCTTCGGTTTTCCTGGCCCTGCTCTCTTTTTTTGATGAAATAAGCATTTTCTGCGAATCTTGCGGAATCAAAAAAGACAGGAATTCCATAACGGTCAGATAATTCCTTTACCGCTTTCATATTTTCCAAAGAAACGGGCTGCCCTCCTGAAGAATTACACGTAATGGTAATCAGGCAGAAAGGAATATTTTCTTTCGGGTGGCTTTTGTAAACCTCTTCCAGTTTTTCTAAATTGATGTTTCCTTTGAAAGGATGAAGATCATTGATGTCAAAAGCTTCATCTATAGTACAGTCGATAGCGTGTGCTTTTCTGAACTCGATGTGTCCTTTGGTGGTATCAAAATGGGAGTTTCCGGGCACCACGTCACCTTCTTTTACGAGAACTGAGAAAAGAACATTTTCAGCAGCTCTTCCCTGGTGGGTAGGCAGTAAATATTTAAATCCGGTGATCTTCTCAACGGCGTTCTGAAGCTGTTCAAAAGAACGTGATCCTGCATAGCTCTCATCTCCGGTCATCAGGGCGCCCCATTGTCTGTCGGACATGGCTCCTGTTCCTGAATCGGTAAGGAGATCAATGAAAACCTGAGATGATTTAAGGTTAAATAGATTATAATTGGCTTCTTTAAGCCACTGCTCTCTTTCTTCTTTTGTAGACTGGCGGATTTCTTCCACCATTTTGATACGGAAGGGTTCCGCGTACGGTAATTTCATGCGTTAAAATATTTTATTAGATTGTTTGTAAAGAAAATTTGTTTGAAATAAATTCAAATTCATCAATATATATTTAAAAAGGAGCGGAAGAATTACTCCGGTGCTTTAAATATATTGTCATCCGAATGGAAACCGGCTACACCGCCGCTTACCGCAAACTTCATGGCCGAAGCTGCAGTCATTCCCACTACGGGTTTGATGTTTTTTTCTTCAGTAACAATTACCCACCCTGAAATAGCATAGGAGTGGGGCAGATATACCGCAACGTAATTGTGCTTGTCAACGTCCGACATTTCTTTTTGGGTAAGAAAACCGATTCTCCAGATCTCCGGATTTTCGTTGGTTTTTACCCAGACAGGATCGTTGAATTTTTTTTTGTCACCCACAAACGATGACATAACGTCTTTTGTAGGAGTGTAAATATGCTTTACTCCCGGGGTCTTTTCAAGAAACCGGTCCATAGTATCGAAAAAGAATTTCCCAACCACAAATTTATTTCCAAGGTATCCCAGAACGGCAGTCATTAGTATGGTTGAAATAAAAACCAGCCCGGGAATCTCTTTTGCGACGGAAGGAATAATATTGTCAATAGCGCTTACAATATACCAGATCACAAAGATGGTAAGCCCGATAGGGCCAATAATAACCAGTCCCTGAAAGAAATTTTTCAGAAAAAAATTAGTGATATTTTCGAAGGTCGGCTTTTTCAACGTGGTCTTTTTACTTTTTATTTTATCCGTGGATGGTTTCTTTGTTTCCGTATGATTTTATGATATTGGCTTCATATTCCAGCCATGCGTCCCAGCGTTTGTTTACCTTTTCAGGGTCTCCAAGCTGTCTTGCAAATCCTATAAAGGTAGTATAATGATTGGCTTCGGAGATCATTAACTCTTTATAGAATTCCTTTAGTTCTTCATCTTTAATATTTTCAGTAAGAACTTTGAATCTTTCGCAGCTTCTGGCCTCAATCATAGCGGCAAAAAGCATTTTATCCACAATCAGATCTTCCCTGCTTCCCTGGATAATGAATTTAGCCAGCTCATTTACATAATCATCCTTTCTTGGTCTGCCAAATGTATAACCTCTTTTTTTTATGATCTCATGAACCTGATTGAAATGATCCAGCTCTTCCTGCGCAATGGCCAGAAGCTCTGTGACAATCTCGGGATATTCAGGAAGCATGGTAATTAAGCCGATAGCATTGGTTGCGGCTTTCTGCTCGCACCACGCATGGTCCGTTAAAATTTCTTCAATGTTTTCCTCTGCAATATTTGCCCACCTTGGATCGGTAGGAAGTTTCAACTTAAACATGTTTTGAATTTTTTGTAAAATTAAAATAAATTGCGAGAAGTAAGAAGTTTTATTAAAATTTAAAAAGAGGTTTAAATATTTTTTTAGTAAAATGAATAGAATATTGGTATTTTTTTTGATATTCTACACTTATAATTAAAAATTTAAACAATGGAAACACTAACAGCATTAAAAAATAAGCTTAACACAGGGTTAGCTTTTTTAGTTATGATCTTTATGTCTGCAATGGCATTTGCACAGAGTAACGATACCGGTGCGGTAACAGCTGATAAGACTGTCAATTCTACAAGTACAAGCACAACCACTACAGAATGGTATACCAATCCGGTTTATCTTATTGTAGGTGCTGTTGTCCTTCTTATCATTATTGTTCTTTTGACAAGAGGATCAAAAAGAGAGAGAGATTAATTAACGGCAGTTTTTTTTCGTAAAAACTCAAGGATTTTCCAACCAAGATCATCTACTTTTTTTAATCCTGTTGCAATTATGAAAGCAAGGATTACATTAATTATGTAAATGATGATCATGAGGAGCCACCAGGGCATATTTTCCTGTAAAGAAACAACGATGAAATAAACAAGCGAAGAACTTATGCCCTGCGCAAAATAGAAGAATATAGCATTCTGGCCAATGTGAGTGACGAAATTTTCTTTTGTAATTTTTAATCTGTTGTAAAGTACAAACAATGTGGTTAATGAAAACAGAGACCATATAATATAAGGAATCTTCGGGGGGAATTTATTTTTATTGATTTTGTAAAATATTTCGCTTCCGTAATACCAGAACATCCAGATTAAAGCTGTGGCTACTATTATATATAGAACCGGAATAAGCCTGGTAGGGATTTTCTTGCCGCGCATGCGGTTGGCTATTAAGAATATAGCAAGATAAAAAGCAACATAACCGACCTGTCCGCCGGGATAATATTCCGGGAAAACATTGAACAATAAGGTTAAAACCAGGCATAGGCCTATAAACCAGTTGATATGTCTTGGGAAAAACCTCAGGATCAGGACTCCGAAGACAGCCAGAATGAAATAGACTTTCAGATACCAGAAGCTTCCCATCACAACAGGGAACGTGTCTGCATTCGTATATTGGTGCAGGTACCAGTTGCCTAGATTCTGCCATTGGGGGACGTTTGAAAAACCGGTAGCTGCATATTTAGACCCAAATGTTGAGTAAAAACTCTGAAGCCATTCCATAGAGAAAAACGTTAATCCGAATACTTTGAAAAAATAATCCAGAAAAAACAGAAATGTTACAAAGATCATATAGGTGATCTGAAGTTTTAGTAATCTGTAAAATGTTTTTTCGATGTTCGAGCCGGAGGTGATTCCGCTTAAAGCATAAAAGAGAGCCACATCAAAAACCAGGGAAAATACCCTTACCTCTGCCGGAATGTAGAACTGCCCGGACCAGAATGCGGTATGGATAAATATAATGGAAAGTGTTGCCATTCCCTTGGCAAAGTCAATGTAGAGGTCTCTGTTCATTAGTATAGGATCTGGTTCAAAAGTAAATAAACTTTGGGATATTTATCAAATAAACTAAAAGAGACAGAACATTGCTGTCTGTCTCCTTTGTTAAATATGCTAAAAATGAATGTTTATTTAAGTTGCTTGAATTGTTCTTCAGAAATTTCTCCGGTCTGGATTTTTCTGAGCTCATCCATATACTTGCTCATATAGGCATCGATTTCTGGATTTACAGAGTTTTTACCCATTTTGTAAGTACCGTTCAATACACCCTGATAATAGTAGAAGAAGTTATAGTCGAAATTAGAAGCAGTAAGATCATACTGTCCAAGAAGGAATCCTAAACGTACAGCAGATCTTCTTTGAGGTGGCGTCCCATGGTGGTTGGCGCTTGAAGTCTGGTAATCTCCGATGCTTTGTGCAAATTCATAGGCTGCAGCAATTTCCGAGAAATTGGTTTTGTTGTAGCCGTTTGGCCTTCTTAAATAGTATCCTGCAAAACCGTCTGCTTCCAGTTCGTTAGGTCTTGCTGTAGATTCGCTTACAGAAGGCAGTCCAAAAATGTACTGTAGCTGGTGCCCGTACTCGTGGGCAAGGATCATGGCATTCACAATATCGCCTCCTTTGTTTTTTGCATCTGCATAAATAGCATAGCCGTAATAAATTTTTCCTGTAGAATAGGAAATCGCGTTGTAGGTAGATCCGAAATTAGAAGGATCATCTACAAATCGTAAAGTTGGGTTGCTTCTTCCCCAAAGACTGGCAATTTTGGTCATCTGGGAATTCATAAAATTAGTATCTGCCGCATACTGAAGACCTGTTTTAAGAACAGCTGTTGAGCTCCAGTATTGGTCTACATATGAGCAGCTCTTTTCAAGATCCCCGGGCTGTTCGATCTTTGCGCTGGCAGATTGGGATTCCGGAAGAACAGATTCTTCCATTTTGTCATCACGACACGCTGATAATGAAAAAGCAGCGATGGCTCCTGCTAATAAGCAGAATTTAAAGTTTCTTTTCATATAAAATATTTTTTGGTGATAACGAAGGTATAAAATTATCTGTTATGTATGAGCACTTTATGTAAAAAATTATTCAAAATATGGTGAAATGATTTTTTATTGTGATTTTTGTGAAAAAATACAGAACTGATTGTAAGCTATTTAGAAATTTATTCATATATTTGCACCTCGAAATAACTAAAAATTTTATAAACAATGTTTGCAATTGTAGAAATAGCAGGGCTTCAATACAAAGTTGAGCAAGACCAGAAGTTGTTTGTAAACCGTTTAAAAGGAGAAAAAGGAGACAAAGTTTCTTTTGATAAAATTCTTCTTACTGTAAACGGTTCAATCACTGTAGGCGCCCCAGCTGTAAGCGGAATCACTGTAGATGCAGAGATCCTAGACCACGTAAAAGCTGATAAAGTAATCGTTTTCAAAAAGAAAAGAAGAAAAGGTTATCAGGTAAAAAACGGTCACAGACAATCTTTAACTCAAATTAAAATCACTGGTATCACTGGTTTTGACGGAAGTACTAAGAAAGCTGCTAAAAAAGAAACTGTGAAAGCTGAAGTTCTTTCAGACAACGCTACGGTTAACTTTGGTGAAGATCATGAACTGAACTATCACTTAAAGAAAAACAACCTGTCTCAGTCTAAAGAAAACAGAGAAACTTTAATTACTTTAGGTAAAGCAGTTAAAGTTGAATTAGAAAAGACTGTTCTTACTCATGAAGAAGTAGATGCTGCTATCATTAAGAACATCGATCAATTTAAAGCACTTAACAAATAATCCAGTAATAAAATGGCACACAAGAAAGGAGTCGGTAGTTCCAAGAACGGTAGAGAGTCTCACTCTAAAAGATTAGGTGTGAAGATTTTCGGAGGACAAGATGCTATTGCCGGAAATATTATTATCAGACAGAGAGGTACACAACACCACCCAGGTGAAAACGTGGGAATTGGTAAAGACCATACTTTGTTTGCATTAGTAGACGGTAAAGTAGTTTTCAGAAAGAAAGCAAACAACAGATCTTTTGTATCTGTAGAGCCAAACGCATAATTATTTAAGCGTTTTATAAATTAAACCTCGGCATTAGCTGAGGTTTTTTTGTTTTGTTTCA
Protein-coding sequences here:
- a CDS encoding tryptophanase: MKLPYAEPFRIKMVEEIRQSTKEEREQWLKEANYNLFNLKSSQVFIDLLTDSGTGAMSDRQWGALMTGDESYAGSRSFEQLQNAVEKITGFKYLLPTHQGRAAENVLFSVLVKEGDVVPGNSHFDTTKGHIEFRKAHAIDCTIDEAFDINDLHPFKGNINLEKLEEVYKSHPKENIPFCLITITCNSSGGQPVSLENMKAVKELSDRYGIPVFFDSARFAENAYFIKKREQGQENRSIKEICKEIFSYGDGMTMSSKKDGLVNIGGFIALNNEEIFRKASNFTIIYEGFITYGGMAGRDMAALAVGLDEATEFAYLESRISQVEYLGNKLIEYGIPVQKPIGGHAVFIDSLNFLPKVSRAEYPAQTLGLEIYKEAGIRTVEIGTLLADRDPETRENRYPKLELVRLAIPRRTYTNNHMDYIAAAIKNVYERREEISKGYKITWEPDLLRHFTVQLEEA
- a CDS encoding DUF502 domain-containing protein; the encoded protein is MKKPTFENITNFFLKNFFQGLVIIGPIGLTIFVIWYIVSAIDNIIPSVAKEIPGLVFISTILMTAVLGYLGNKFVVGKFFFDTMDRFLEKTPGVKHIYTPTKDVMSSFVGDKKKFNDPVWVKTNENPEIWRIGFLTQKEMSDVDKHNYVAVYLPHSYAISGWVIVTEEKNIKPVVGMTAASAMKFAVSGGVAGFHSDDNIFKAPE
- a CDS encoding tRNA-(ms[2]io[6]A)-hydroxylase, giving the protein MFKLKLPTDPRWANIAEENIEEILTDHAWCEQKAATNAIGLITMLPEYPEIVTELLAIAQEELDHFNQVHEIIKKRGYTFGRPRKDDYVNELAKFIIQGSREDLIVDKMLFAAMIEARSCERFKVLTENIKDEELKEFYKELMISEANHYTTFIGFARQLGDPEKVNKRWDAWLEYEANIIKSYGNKETIHG
- a CDS encoding acyltransferase family protein, whose translation is MNRDLYIDFAKGMATLSIIFIHTAFWSGQFYIPAEVRVFSLVFDVALFYALSGITSGSNIEKTFYRLLKLQITYMIFVTFLFFLDYFFKVFGLTFFSMEWLQSFYSTFGSKYAATGFSNVPQWQNLGNWYLHQYTNADTFPVVMGSFWYLKVYFILAVFGVLILRFFPRHINWFIGLCLVLTLLFNVFPEYYPGGQVGYVAFYLAIFLIANRMRGKKIPTRLIPVLYIIVATALIWMFWYYGSEIFYKINKNKFPPKIPYIIWSLFSLTTLFVLYNRLKITKENFVTHIGQNAIFFYFAQGISSSLVYFIVVSLQENMPWWLLMIIIYIINVILAFIIATGLKKVDDLGWKILEFLRKKTAVN
- a CDS encoding metalloprotease, with protein sequence MKRNFKFCLLAGAIAAFSLSACRDDKMEESVLPESQSASAKIEQPGDLEKSCSYVDQYWSSTAVLKTGLQYAADTNFMNSQMTKIASLWGRSNPTLRFVDDPSNFGSTYNAISYSTGKIYYGYAIYADAKNKGGDIVNAMILAHEYGHQLQYIFGLPSVSESTARPNELEADGFAGYYLRRPNGYNKTNFSEIAAAYEFAQSIGDYQTSSANHHGTPPQRRSAVRLGFLLGQYDLTASNFDYNFFYYYQGVLNGTYKMGKNSVNPEIDAYMSKYMDELRKIQTGEISEEQFKQLK
- the rplU gene encoding 50S ribosomal protein L21, whose product is MFAIVEIAGLQYKVEQDQKLFVNRLKGEKGDKVSFDKILLTVNGSITVGAPAVSGITVDAEILDHVKADKVIVFKKKRRKGYQVKNGHRQSLTQIKITGITGFDGSTKKAAKKETVKAEVLSDNATVNFGEDHELNYHLKKNNLSQSKENRETLITLGKAVKVELEKTVLTHEEVDAAIIKNIDQFKALNK
- the rpmA gene encoding 50S ribosomal protein L27, with translation MAHKKGVGSSKNGRESHSKRLGVKIFGGQDAIAGNIIIRQRGTQHHPGENVGIGKDHTLFALVDGKVVFRKKANNRSFVSVEPNA